The Patescibacteria group bacterium genome contains the following window.
CGATGTCGTCACGGATACTTGACTTAAGGTGGGTCCAGTTGGGTTCACCGCCATGGTTTTGACCAGCCTGTTTCTTCACGATCTTACTGATTTCCTTTTTAGTGTCGCGGACTAGCTGTTGCTGTTCTTTCATGTAGATAAAACCGCGGGAGATAATGTCTGGTTCTCCTACTACTTCGCCAGAGCGGCCGTTGATCATAGCAATAACTACGACCATACCGTCGGAAGCGAGGACTTGACGGTCTCTCAGGACAACGTTGCCGACATCACCGACACCGAGGCCGTCAACCATCACAAATTTAATGTCATACTTTTCTCCATTGAGACGGACTTTTTCTGGTGTTACTTCAACTACTTCGCCGTTGCTGGGCAGCATGATATTACCGCGGTTCATACCGTTGGCAACCGCCAGTTTGGCGTGTTCAGCTCGGTGGGAGAAGTACCCGTGGGCCGGAACAAGATATTTGGGCTGCATTAGATGGATCATATGCATCAAATCATCCCGGTGACCGTGTCCGCCAGAGTGAATATCCATCATTTTGTAGTGGAAGACTTCAGCACCTTGTTTATAGATTTGATCTTTTACTAGCTGTACGGACGCTTCATTGCCAGGGATAACGGATGAGGAGAAGATTACTACGTCGCCCGCTTGCAACTCTAAGGAGCGATGTTCCTTGTTAACGATACGCATTAATACGGCATTGTCTTCGCCTTGAGCACCGGTGCAGAGGATGAGGACTTTGTTGGGCGGCAGTTTATTGCTTTCTTCTGGCGTGATAATTGTTTCTTTACTGACTTTCATGAAGCCTATCTCACGGGCAATCTCTACGTTAGTCTTCATAGAGTACCCATCAATAGCAACCTTACGACCATGTTTTTCCGCGACAGCGATTAGTTGCTGGAGACGGTCAATCATTGAGGAGAAGGTAGCGGCGATGATGCGCTGTTGAGGATGGTCATCAAAGAGTTTGAAGAGATTGGTTTCGACGGTTGACTCAGATATAGAATGGCCTTCTCGTTCAGCCCCTGTTGAATCAGAGTACAAAACAGAGATACCCTTGTTGCCTAATTCCTGGATATGTTTTTCGTCAGCCGGCTGATCGTTAACTGGCTTGTTATCAAACTTGAAGTCACCGGTGAAGGCGATGGAGCCGGCCGGGGATCGGACAACTACACCGAAGGCATTGGGGACAGAATGATTAACGTGAAAGGGCTCAATGGTGAACTGGCCTAACTGGAAGGGTTTTGTGGTGTCGATAATTTTGACATTCGGCTTAGCATATTGGGGGAAATCATCCTGCCGTTTTTGAACCAGACGCATGGTGAATTCAGAGCCGTAAATGGGCGGATTACCCAGTTTTGGTAATAAGTGGGGAACAGCACCAAAATGGTCGTAGTGAGCATGAGTGATAATGACCCCTTTAATTTTCTTTTCTTTACCGTATAGCGGTGAAATG
Protein-coding sequences here:
- a CDS encoding ribonuclease J — protein: MPDIKQPPRNPDGMYLIPLGGLEEIGRNSAAVEYKNDIVVIDLGLMFPGEQMYGIDYVIPDISPLYGKEKKIKGVIITHAHYDHFGAVPHLLPKLGNPPIYGSEFTMRLVQKRQDDFPQYAKPNVKIIDTTKPFQLGQFTIEPFHVNHSVPNAFGVVVRSPAGSIAFTGDFKFDNKPVNDQPADEKHIQELGNKGISVLYSDSTGAEREGHSISESTVETNLFKLFDDHPQQRIIAATFSSMIDRLQQLIAVAEKHGRKVAIDGYSMKTNVEIAREIGFMKVSKETIITPEESNKLPPNKVLILCTGAQGEDNAVLMRIVNKEHRSLELQAGDVVIFSSSVIPGNEASVQLVKDQIYKQGAEVFHYKMMDIHSGGHGHRDDLMHMIHLMQPKYLVPAHGYFSHRAEHAKLAVANGMNRGNIMLPSNGEVVEVTPEKVRLNGEKYDIKFVMVDGLGVGDVGNVVLRDRQVLASDGMVVVIAMINGRSGEVVGEPDIISRGFIYMKEQQQLVRDTKKEISKIVKKQAGQNHGGEPNWTHLKSSIRDDIGQFLYKQTERRPMVLPVIVEV